The Ovis aries strain OAR_USU_Benz2616 breed Rambouillet chromosome 2, ARS-UI_Ramb_v3.0, whole genome shotgun sequence nucleotide sequence CATCCCCTCGGGCCACCACTTCGAGGCCTTTACCACCTTCACCTTCCAGCCTGTGAGCGCCGGCTTCCCGAGACTCCCTGGTGGGGCCATTGTAGGCATCCCTGCCAGCTTCCTCCGTGGCCCAGTGAGCACCACTGACCGGCCTGTGGTTGTCCACGGGCAGCGAGTGGACTGGCGGAGCCCAGCAGGCGCCCGGCTGAGAGATGCCCTCACCCTGTCTCACGATGCCCAGAAGTTCGCCTTGGCCAAGGAGGTGGTGTACCTGGAGAGTGGGGCAGCCGCCTTGCAGGCCCTGCCTGCCCCAGCCTGCCTGGCGGGCACCTGGGCGCTGGGTGTGGGGGCCAAGCACGCCTTGGGGCTCTACGGAGGCCCCATGAGCTTGCGGGCCGCCTTCAACTTGGTGGCAGCAGTGGCGGGCTTCGTGGCCTATGCCTTCTCCACGGACTCTCTCACTCACGCCCTGGAAGCCTGGCTGGACCGCCGCACGGCCTCCCTGTCTGCAGCCTATGCCCGGGGTGGGGTGGAATTCTACGAGAAGGTTCTGTCAGGCAACCTGGCCCTTCGCAGTCTGCTGGGCCAGCGGGGGGAGAAACTCTACACCCCCAGTGGGAATGTCATTCCCAGACACTGGTTCCGCATCAAACACCTGCCCTACATGGCCCGCCGGGACTCAGTGCTGCAGATGTGGCGGGCAGCGCTTGGCCCTGGCGGCTCCTGAGGGCCTCGTGGCCCAGACGGTTCCGGCTCAGGCAGGTGCCACTCGCCGTGGACTCAGGCAAGCCCACAGCCCAGTGTCAGCAGACTTGCAGGCTTTGGGGTTTAACAGCCCAGTTCCTACCCCAGCCCACCACTCATGACCTAAGTCACCTCGGACACGTCCCTTTATGaatctgagccttggtttctctACTGTAAATCGGGGCTGATGTAAACTCCCTGACAGGCCTGTGGGGTTGTATGAGGTCATTACAGGAGGGCCTGGGTGCCAGCGCCTAAATAAACAGAAGTCTGTCTTCCTTGCTATTTGATTACAGGGGGCTAAAGAGGTCAGACTGCATCTCACCACCAGAGGTGTTTGTGGGATGCAGCCACTTTCTTATAGTGAGGAATCACCACATAGTTTGCCTGGTGGTCAAATCCcaatctcctcctcctcctgtggtAGAAATGAAAGGTTCTGAGAGGCCGAGATGAGAAGCCCGTACGGGCCCAAGAGCTGGAAGACAAGAGCTCCCCGTGGGGCTTTAAGAGAGGTGTATGCAGTGCAGATGGCGGCTCAGAGAGGGCTGGGTGCCCAACAGCCTTGCAG carries:
- the TMEM177 gene encoding transmembrane protein 177; translated protein: MAGPLWRATVFVQRHRTGLLVGSCAGLFGAQISYHLFPDPVVQWLYQYWPQGQPAPLSPELERLFQEVQQDIGIPSGHHFEAFTTFTFQPVSAGFPRLPGGAIVGIPASFLRGPVSTTDRPVVVHGQRVDWRSPAGARLRDALTLSHDAQKFALAKEVVYLESGAAALQALPAPACLAGTWALGVGAKHALGLYGGPMSLRAAFNLVAAVAGFVAYAFSTDSLTHALEAWLDRRTASLSAAYARGGVEFYEKVLSGNLALRSLLGQRGEKLYTPSGNVIPRHWFRIKHLPYMARRDSVLQMWRAALGPGGS